A section of the Paenibacillus odorifer genome encodes:
- a CDS encoding sugar transferase, producing the protein MSMQKLPEDYEAVLPKIYMLHTDERRKEAESYLIMKRMIDIFFSALGLLVLMPLFVVVAILIKLEDPKGKVFFRQNRVGKNEKQFPMYKFRSMVSNAEELKENLMAYNEVSGAMFKIKNDPRITQIGRFLRKTSIDELPQLWNVLIGQMSLVGPRPPLPEEVAQYTEYDKQRLTVTPGCTGYWQVNARNSVGFDEMVQLDLTYIHIRSTMLDLKIIAKTGLMLLGSKDAY; encoded by the coding sequence ATGAGCATGCAAAAACTGCCGGAAGACTACGAGGCGGTCCTGCCGAAAATTTACATGCTGCATACCGATGAGAGAAGGAAAGAAGCAGAGTCCTATTTGATAATGAAACGGATGATCGATATCTTTTTTTCCGCTCTTGGTCTTCTCGTGTTAATGCCATTATTTGTTGTCGTGGCGATTCTGATCAAGCTGGAGGATCCGAAAGGAAAGGTGTTCTTTCGGCAAAACCGGGTTGGGAAGAATGAAAAGCAATTCCCGATGTATAAGTTCAGATCCATGGTTAGTAACGCTGAGGAGTTAAAAGAAAACCTGATGGCCTATAACGAAGTGAGCGGTGCCATGTTCAAGATTAAGAACGATCCGCGGATCACACAGATAGGGAGATTCCTGCGCAAGACGAGCATCGATGAGCTACCTCAGCTGTGGAATGTGCTGATAGGTCAAATGAGTTTGGTTGGTCCTCGTCCTCCGCTGCCAGAAGAGGTGGCTCAGTATACGGAATATGACAAACAGCGTTTGACGGTTACACCAGGCTGTACCGGATATTGGCAAGTGAATGCCCGAAACAGTGTCGGCTTCGACGAAATGGTACAGCTGGACTTAACCTACATCCATATTCGGAGCACCATGCTGGATCTAAAAATCATTGCTAAAACCGGACTGATGTTACTCGGTTCAAAAGATGCTTATTAA
- the galU gene encoding UTP--glucose-1-phosphate uridylyltransferase GalU — protein MKKVKKVIIPAAGLGTRFLPATKAMPKEMLPIINKPTIQYIVEEAIASGIEDIIIVTGKGKRAIEDHFDNAFELESRLLEDGKLDLLKEVQRSAKVEIHYIRQKEPKGLGHAVWCARRFIGDEPFGVMLGDDIVTGAVPCLKQLIDQYEETQNSVIGVQEIPDEFTNRYGIIEPDLQDGKLYRVNNFVEKPPLGTAPSNLAIMGRYVFTPKIFKYLDLMEEGAGGEIQLTDAIQKLNQSERVYAYNFDGTRYDVGERLGYILTTLEFALQSEDLRYPVMDAMSEWLNKMGQTSLSS, from the coding sequence ATGAAAAAGGTGAAAAAAGTAATCATACCCGCGGCAGGACTAGGTACGCGCTTTCTTCCTGCAACGAAAGCCATGCCTAAAGAAATGCTTCCGATTATCAATAAACCAACCATTCAATACATTGTTGAGGAAGCTATTGCTTCCGGTATTGAAGATATCATCATTGTTACTGGTAAAGGTAAAAGAGCCATTGAAGATCATTTTGACAATGCGTTTGAGCTGGAGTCTAGGCTTCTGGAAGATGGAAAGCTGGATCTGCTTAAAGAGGTTCAGCGTTCAGCCAAGGTAGAAATTCACTATATCCGCCAGAAGGAACCAAAGGGTCTGGGGCATGCGGTATGGTGTGCAAGACGGTTTATCGGAGACGAGCCATTCGGTGTCATGTTAGGCGATGATATCGTCACAGGAGCCGTACCTTGCCTTAAGCAGCTGATTGATCAATATGAAGAAACACAAAACTCGGTTATCGGAGTTCAAGAAATTCCTGATGAATTCACGAATCGCTACGGTATTATTGAACCGGATTTGCAGGACGGTAAATTGTATCGGGTTAACAATTTTGTAGAGAAGCCGCCACTAGGTACGGCACCTTCCAATCTGGCGATCATGGGTCGTTATGTGTTTACTCCGAAGATCTTTAAGTATCTCGATTTGATGGAAGAAGGCGCCGGCGGAGAGATCCAGTTGACAGATGCCATTCAGAAGCTGAATCAGAGTGAACGGGTATATGCCTATAATTTTGACGGAACAAGATATGATGTCGGCGAGCGGCTTGGATATATTTTGACAACACTTGAATTTGCACTGCAAAGCGAAGATTTGCGCTATCCGGTGATGGATGCAATGTCGGAATGGCTGAATAAAATGGGACAAACCAGCTTGAGTAGTTAA
- a CDS encoding O-antigen ligase family protein → MSVFTPPSLRFIKTAGLIGGTAAVGVSLPLIIGFSSAMLSSSNSLQGAILSAILFPAFLLAILRPKMLVAYTLLIWAVAPELRRIADWSEGVYHSVSLLSLAPLLTGVTLIIPLLKEIHNIQKASTRIMLMFAVALGYGALIGLAKNGMGSVYDLANYIVPLLLLPYFAVTKFKPKDIDRLLTAFANIAVLVAIYGIVQYLTVPPWDVFWMKHADMMSIGNPYPLEIRVFSTLNSPGPAATFLAFALVPMILEKKWRGTLRWIGVLLVVICLLTTLVRAAWLILLVMLLMYVGTSPSKGKWKTLIQLVFVAAALFWVVPKLPGAEGLVARVETLSSVQEDHSYNERLSLWQNMLPMVAANPVGQGIGSVGQGTKLGNDGELGEYGIMDNGVIALLLTFGVLGAVFFFGALGAVVKQIFARVISRDQLQPYARLALATWTGAIVSLVSDNGFPGLKGYLIWMLIGLGLSAREITQSRRKGTPYAAVECKISPR, encoded by the coding sequence ATGAGTGTATTTACGCCCCCATCACTTAGGTTCATCAAGACAGCTGGATTAATAGGGGGGACTGCTGCTGTAGGTGTCTCTCTTCCGCTGATCATTGGCTTCTCCAGTGCGATGCTGAGTTCATCGAACAGTCTGCAGGGAGCCATTCTCTCAGCCATCCTATTCCCGGCTTTCTTGTTAGCCATACTTAGACCGAAAATGCTGGTTGCTTATACCTTGCTAATCTGGGCCGTAGCTCCAGAGCTGCGCCGCATTGCTGACTGGTCAGAAGGAGTTTATCACTCTGTATCCTTGCTGAGCTTAGCTCCCTTGTTAACCGGTGTGACCTTGATCATTCCGCTGCTGAAGGAGATTCATAATATTCAAAAAGCCTCCACGCGGATCATGTTAATGTTCGCAGTTGCGCTGGGTTATGGTGCTTTAATCGGTTTGGCTAAGAATGGCATGGGCTCAGTTTATGACTTAGCGAATTATATTGTGCCACTGCTGTTATTGCCGTACTTTGCCGTCACGAAGTTCAAGCCGAAGGATATCGATCGATTGCTTACTGCTTTTGCCAATATTGCAGTCCTAGTTGCCATTTACGGGATTGTTCAGTATTTGACAGTGCCACCTTGGGATGTGTTCTGGATGAAACATGCGGACATGATGTCCATCGGAAATCCATATCCATTGGAAATCCGAGTGTTCTCTACGTTGAATTCGCCCGGACCGGCAGCAACATTCTTAGCGTTTGCTTTAGTTCCGATGATACTGGAGAAAAAATGGCGGGGAACATTGCGCTGGATCGGCGTTCTGCTAGTTGTAATCTGCCTGCTGACTACTTTAGTACGTGCGGCATGGCTGATACTTCTGGTGATGCTGCTCATGTACGTTGGAACCTCTCCTTCTAAGGGAAAGTGGAAAACCTTGATCCAATTAGTTTTTGTGGCTGCTGCGTTGTTCTGGGTTGTGCCGAAATTGCCTGGCGCCGAAGGACTGGTTGCTCGGGTAGAGACACTATCTTCTGTTCAGGAAGATCACTCTTATAATGAACGGCTAAGCTTATGGCAAAACATGCTGCCGATGGTCGCTGCCAATCCAGTAGGTCAGGGAATTGGTAGTGTAGGCCAAGGGACTAAGCTTGGTAATGACGGCGAGCTTGGAGAGTACGGAATTATGGATAACGGAGTTATCGCTTTACTGCTTACCTTTGGTGTTCTGGGTGCTGTTTTCTTCTTCGGAGCTTTAGGCGCAGTTGTCAAACAGATATTCGCTAGAGTAATCAGCAGGGACCAATTGCAGCCCTACGCCCGACTTGCGTTAGCTACTTGGACCGGTGCGATTGTCAGTCTAGTTTCAGATAATGGGTTTCCCGGACTCAAGGGATACTTAATCTGGATGCTGATCGGTCTTGGCCTCAGCGCAAGGGAGATTACTCAAAGTAGAAGGAAGGGAACACCGTATGCAGCAGTTGAATGCAAAATCTCTCCCCGCTAG
- a CDS encoding glycosyltransferase family 4 protein, with the protein MLRVAYIDHTAKWSGGEVALFNILTHIGEQIDPLVILAEDGALAERLREKGMDVRIIPLDESIRSRGRNAVNLGAPAAAFKLLAYGRKLAPLLKAEKVDCVHTNSLKSALYGAIAAKIAGVPLIWHIRDHIGAPYLKPIVAKGIRLLSRLLPNGVIANSHSTLNALELPRSKKTLVVYSAFAKAIGNGIGMRDQKDFNVLLVGRLAHWKGQHIVLEAAKSFKNEPRVKFWLAGDALFGEEAYKQELLQKIKNDELTNVSMLGHVDDIQGLMNTADLLIHTSVTPEPFGQVIVEGMAAGLPVIASNEGGPVEIVVQGETGLLIEPGDAAILADSIKWMLDHPEERRRMADNGMKRVKEHFVIENTVKDIVDYYKGLLAGT; encoded by the coding sequence ATGCTTAGAGTGGCCTATATAGATCACACTGCTAAATGGAGTGGTGGAGAAGTTGCCCTGTTTAACATCCTTACCCATATTGGAGAACAGATCGATCCACTGGTAATTCTGGCTGAGGATGGTGCGCTGGCTGAACGGCTACGTGAAAAAGGGATGGATGTCCGTATTATTCCGCTGGATGAGAGCATCAGAAGTCGTGGTAGAAATGCAGTCAACTTGGGAGCACCTGCTGCAGCCTTCAAGCTGTTGGCTTATGGCCGCAAGCTTGCGCCGCTCTTAAAAGCGGAGAAGGTAGATTGCGTGCACACCAATTCCCTGAAATCTGCATTATACGGAGCCATCGCTGCAAAAATAGCAGGCGTTCCATTGATCTGGCATATCCGGGATCATATTGGAGCCCCTTATTTAAAGCCTATCGTTGCCAAAGGAATTCGTTTGCTGTCGCGACTGCTCCCAAATGGAGTCATCGCGAATTCACATTCTACGCTGAATGCTTTGGAGCTGCCGCGTTCCAAAAAAACGCTGGTCGTATACTCCGCTTTCGCTAAAGCGATTGGTAATGGGATCGGCATGCGGGACCAGAAGGATTTTAACGTACTGCTAGTTGGTCGATTGGCGCATTGGAAAGGTCAGCATATTGTGCTGGAAGCCGCAAAAAGCTTTAAGAACGAACCTCGTGTGAAGTTCTGGCTGGCCGGAGACGCTCTGTTTGGAGAAGAGGCTTATAAGCAGGAATTGTTGCAAAAGATAAAAAACGACGAGCTTACTAATGTAAGCATGCTAGGGCATGTGGATGATATTCAAGGCCTTATGAATACTGCTGATTTACTGATTCACACTTCGGTAACTCCTGAGCCTTTTGGCCAAGTTATCGTTGAAGGAATGGCAGCGGGATTACCGGTGATCGCCTCCAATGAGGGCGGGCCGGTAGAAATTGTAGTTCAAGGTGAGACAGGATTACTGATAGAGCCTGGTGACGCGGCTATACTGGCAGACTCCATTAAATGGATGCTGGATCACCCAGAGGAAAGACGGCGGATGGCGGACAATGGGATGAAACGAGTGAAAGAGCATTTTGTTATCGAGAATACGGTCAAGGACATCGTTGACTACTATAAAGGTTTGTTGGCGGGCACCTGA
- a CDS encoding glycosyltransferase → MREYGDVPKLSIIICTYNRAPLLIKTLQSLLKLDHLEQAEIIVVDNCSKDDTEACVKKFIGKHGADVDIRYMMEPMQGLSAARNTGILASKSPLIAFLDDDAIPCQRWITTIVSTFESKPEVMAMGGKIAPIFESKRPDWLIKPFELPYTIVDLGSRIKEYPKQLHPCGANMAMRKLVFDISLFPLDLGRKGDSLLSGEETWLFGQIQKEGHSILYHPEMAVDHFVPAARLTEDWIMRRYYSQGISNAMKSEGLKGKLLLVGKTAAKLVYILADSILSRSKGRRLLNKCRLESIRGTLHMILNRERHSAAG, encoded by the coding sequence ATGCGTGAATACGGAGACGTTCCTAAGCTTTCCATTATCATCTGTACCTACAACAGAGCACCTTTATTGATCAAGACGCTTCAGTCACTTTTAAAGCTGGATCACTTAGAGCAGGCGGAGATCATTGTTGTGGATAACTGTTCCAAGGATGATACTGAAGCTTGCGTCAAAAAGTTTATAGGAAAGCATGGAGCTGATGTGGATATCCGCTACATGATGGAGCCGATGCAGGGGCTTTCAGCGGCTAGAAATACAGGAATTCTGGCTTCCAAATCGCCGCTGATTGCCTTTCTCGATGATGATGCGATACCTTGCCAGCGTTGGATAACAACGATTGTCAGTACTTTCGAGAGTAAACCGGAGGTCATGGCTATGGGAGGCAAAATCGCTCCGATATTTGAAAGTAAACGTCCGGACTGGTTGATTAAACCCTTTGAGCTTCCGTACACGATTGTTGATTTAGGTAGCCGGATTAAGGAATATCCCAAGCAACTTCATCCTTGTGGGGCCAATATGGCGATGCGGAAGCTCGTATTCGACATCAGTCTTTTTCCCCTGGATCTCGGAAGAAAGGGTGATTCTCTGCTCTCCGGTGAAGAGACCTGGTTATTCGGACAGATTCAAAAAGAAGGGCATTCCATCCTCTACCATCCGGAAATGGCGGTTGACCATTTCGTGCCGGCGGCCCGCTTGACGGAAGACTGGATTATGAGGCGCTATTATAGCCAAGGTATCTCTAACGCTATGAAAAGCGAAGGACTAAAAGGCAAGCTGCTTCTAGTGGGAAAGACAGCCGCTAAGCTCGTGTATATCCTGGCTGATTCTATCCTCTCAAGAAGCAAAGGAAGAAGGCTTTTGAACAAATGCAGGCTGGAGAGTATTCGTGGAACGCTTCATATGATTCTCAATCGGGAGAGGCATTCCGCAGCGGGGTGA
- a CDS encoding O-antigen ligase family protein yields MTNFEWGSKLNVLPYGMLYLMSALFFGTAVIYQPMIAIAAVLLIILLGISISRPVLISYFVLITTAISINFLYDGSMFGMEILSLYKLVIVMLLVPCILVNGLRFRLSHPLWAMVALLVITFGSSIWLPEMTSSIAVKAFIGLSIPFVFLLINWKKNVAELQIKIICMLPLVSVVVGLLLQLAHVHNFLNIEYTGAVRIQGANIPAHLAMLAFMGVAIPFIEVKRNPQQARFFYIMLVLNFFILIGTGTRGPILALGLTVLYYFYDILRQYLKGRTYLLIPLMGAFFLIMVAVFWQLDNFEKRSFERQTDTAVDLSGRSEAWEYFLNKAADSPWSGRGLGAVTVANDGTLYKGFVVPHNEYIRFYFDGGYIGAILLMFSLLAVFILVYRALAPPIKPYYLLFIAAFLIYSFSDNTLSTVQFIIPFCWYLNCLYRSSQPTDSPQKEVIR; encoded by the coding sequence ATGACAAATTTTGAGTGGGGCTCCAAATTAAATGTTTTGCCATACGGGATGCTCTATCTCATGTCGGCCCTGTTCTTTGGAACGGCGGTCATCTACCAGCCGATGATTGCGATAGCTGCCGTGCTTCTGATTATTTTGCTGGGAATCTCGATTTCACGGCCTGTACTGATCAGTTATTTCGTTCTAATCACAACGGCAATATCGATTAACTTTTTATATGATGGCAGCATGTTCGGAATGGAGATACTGTCCCTTTATAAATTAGTTATCGTGATGCTGCTTGTTCCTTGTATTCTGGTCAATGGCTTGCGGTTTCGTCTGAGTCACCCCTTGTGGGCAATGGTGGCGCTGCTGGTGATTACCTTTGGATCTTCGATCTGGCTGCCGGAAATGACCTCATCCATTGCAGTTAAAGCTTTTATCGGTCTATCCATTCCATTCGTATTTTTATTAATTAACTGGAAAAAGAATGTAGCCGAGCTGCAAATCAAAATTATCTGTATGCTTCCTCTTGTTAGTGTAGTGGTTGGTTTGTTGCTGCAGCTTGCGCATGTTCATAATTTTCTCAACATCGAGTATACAGGCGCTGTACGGATTCAGGGGGCTAATATTCCTGCGCATCTAGCGATGCTGGCCTTTATGGGAGTAGCGATTCCATTTATTGAGGTGAAGCGGAATCCGCAGCAAGCACGCTTTTTCTATATCATGCTAGTTCTGAATTTCTTTATCTTGATTGGAACAGGAACAAGAGGGCCTATCTTGGCACTTGGACTTACCGTTCTCTACTACTTCTATGATATTCTTCGCCAATATTTGAAGGGCAGAACCTATCTGCTAATTCCGTTGATGGGTGCATTTTTCCTGATTATGGTCGCTGTTTTCTGGCAGCTTGATAATTTTGAGAAACGTTCCTTTGAGAGACAGACAGATACGGCTGTTGATTTATCAGGAAGGTCGGAGGCATGGGAGTATTTCTTAAATAAGGCTGCGGACTCTCCTTGGTCTGGTAGAGGGCTTGGAGCAGTGACGGTAGCAAATGATGGAACGTTGTATAAGGGTTTTGTAGTTCCGCACAACGAGTATATCCGCTTTTACTTCGATGGGGGATATATTGGCGCTATTCTGTTGATGTTCTCTTTATTGGCTGTATTTATTCTGGTGTACAGAGCATTGGCTCCGCCGATCAAACCTTATTATCTATTATTTATTGCAGCGTTTTTAATCTACTCATTCTCCGATAACACGCTGTCGACGGTCCAATTTATTATTCCGTTCTGTTGGTACCTGAACTGCCTGTATCGATCTTCACAGCCAACCGATTCCCCACAAAAAGAAGTGATACGATGA
- a CDS encoding WecB/TagA/CpsF family glycosyltransferase, whose protein sequence is MSQVNMFDVNFDNYDFMDLLDYIDKTIQERNQSYILTCNVDHVIKLRKDKEFQTVYSKAGAVVADGMPLIWASKMLGKPLKQKVSGADLFNRLGNAFEQRKYRLFFLGSAEGVAERAAMNLKTAHPGINVVGCYSPSYGFEHNEEENERIIEMLTECQPDIVFVGVGAPKQEKWIYRHYTSYQAPISIGVGATFDFLSGSVKRAPSFMQKTGFEWFWRLSQEPGRLWKRYLVDDAQFLLLLLKELRKRDKVKEGGLE, encoded by the coding sequence ATGAGTCAAGTGAATATGTTCGATGTCAATTTTGATAACTATGATTTCATGGATTTGCTTGATTACATTGATAAAACCATTCAGGAGAGGAATCAGTCTTATATTCTCACTTGTAATGTAGATCATGTGATCAAGCTTCGTAAGGATAAAGAATTTCAAACGGTATATTCGAAGGCAGGCGCAGTTGTTGCTGACGGAATGCCACTGATCTGGGCATCTAAAATGCTAGGTAAGCCGCTTAAGCAGAAGGTATCCGGCGCGGATCTATTTAATCGATTGGGCAACGCCTTTGAGCAAAGGAAGTACCGGCTGTTCTTCTTAGGCTCAGCTGAAGGCGTGGCGGAACGGGCAGCAATGAATTTGAAAACAGCGCATCCCGGAATAAATGTGGTTGGCTGTTATTCTCCATCCTATGGATTCGAGCACAATGAGGAGGAGAACGAACGCATTATAGAAATGCTGACAGAGTGCCAGCCAGATATCGTGTTTGTTGGTGTAGGAGCGCCTAAGCAGGAAAAGTGGATTTATCGCCACTATACCTCTTATCAAGCTCCGATATCGATCGGAGTGGGAGCGACCTTTGATTTTCTGTCAGGCTCAGTGAAACGAGCACCTAGCTTCATGCAAAAAACAGGGTTCGAATGGTTCTGGCGGCTTAGCCAGGAGCCCGGCCGGCTCTGGAAAAGATATCTTGTGGACGATGCACAATTTCTACTTTTATTACTTAAGGAACTGCGTAAGCGGGATAAGGTGAAGGAAGGAGGCTTGGAATGA
- a CDS encoding oligosaccharide flippase family protein — protein sequence MQQLNAKSLPARTIWSSFRLFAKSKDNSSAAVKTMFVSVMILLINMLTGVLTARYLGPTGRGEQTAMINWSQFLAFSMSFGIPSALIYNAKKNPEDAGVLYRMALLLGTIFGVIAMIIGIVVLPYWLKSFSPEVVTFAQWSMILCPIIAISQINNAAFQFRGEYKRFNWIRYLVPLLTLTMIGILIALDQMNPFTTAVAYLLPGAPLFIGMTISLLRTYKVKMRGAYQNLKRLFTYGLGSYGNDLLGNFSTYIDQIVIAGLLRPADLGLYVVAVSLSRMVNFFSSSITIVLFPKASELSKEQAVELTFKAFRISTTFTMLGGVVLMLLAPLVIPLMYGKDFNAALTVFRLLLLEVTISGGTIILAQAFMALGKPKIVSMLQGFGLLLVIPMLFLLIPKFGLLGAGIAMLSSAILRFFFIVLNIKYTLKVKLPRLLITREDIQWMKTTMNSYIRKKPMDMNG from the coding sequence ATGCAGCAGTTGAATGCAAAATCTCTCCCCGCTAGAACAATCTGGTCATCTTTTAGACTGTTCGCCAAGAGCAAGGACAACAGCTCGGCAGCCGTAAAAACTATGTTTGTCAGTGTCATGATCCTATTGATTAACATGTTAACTGGTGTACTGACCGCCCGTTATCTTGGACCGACAGGTCGTGGGGAACAGACGGCGATGATTAACTGGTCACAGTTTCTGGCGTTTAGCATGAGCTTTGGCATTCCTTCAGCTCTCATCTATAACGCTAAGAAAAACCCGGAGGATGCCGGAGTGCTTTATCGTATGGCGTTGCTGCTTGGTACCATTTTTGGGGTCATAGCGATGATTATAGGTATCGTGGTCTTGCCTTATTGGCTGAAGTCATTCAGTCCGGAGGTCGTGACCTTTGCTCAGTGGTCTATGATTCTGTGTCCGATTATAGCGATCTCTCAAATTAACAATGCAGCTTTTCAATTCAGAGGAGAATACAAGAGATTTAACTGGATTCGCTATCTAGTGCCATTGCTTACACTGACGATGATCGGGATATTGATCGCGCTGGATCAGATGAATCCTTTTACAACTGCAGTTGCCTATCTCCTTCCGGGGGCGCCGCTGTTTATCGGAATGACGATTTCCTTGCTTCGCACCTATAAGGTGAAGATGAGAGGGGCCTATCAGAATTTAAAAAGATTGTTCACTTACGGGCTGGGTTCCTACGGCAATGACTTGCTTGGCAATTTCTCTACCTATATCGATCAGATTGTAATTGCCGGTTTGTTAAGACCTGCTGATTTGGGGCTGTATGTAGTGGCTGTGAGTCTATCGCGGATGGTTAATTTTTTCTCAAGTTCGATTACGATCGTCTTGTTTCCTAAGGCTTCTGAGCTGTCAAAAGAACAGGCAGTTGAGTTAACATTCAAAGCCTTTCGAATAAGTACGACCTTCACCATGCTTGGCGGAGTAGTTCTGATGCTCTTAGCCCCTTTAGTAATTCCGTTGATGTACGGCAAAGACTTCAATGCGGCATTAACCGTGTTTCGTTTGTTGCTCCTTGAAGTGACTATTAGCGGGGGGACGATCATTCTGGCGCAGGCCTTTATGGCGCTAGGCAAGCCGAAAATTGTTTCGATGCTTCAAGGTTTTGGCTTACTCTTGGTTATCCCAATGTTGTTCCTGCTCATCCCTAAATTTGGCTTACTCGGAGCAGGGATAGCGATGTTGTCATCAGCAATCCTGCGATTTTTCTTCATTGTTCTCAATATAAAGTACACCTTAAAAGTTAAACTTCCGCGGCTGCTTATTACCCGCGAGGACATTCAGTGGATGAAGACGACGATGAATTCTTACATTCGCAAGAAACCTATGGATATGAATGGATAA
- a CDS encoding glycosyltransferase family 2 protein — MDSVKSVVGGQGNYPISAVIIAQDDEVRISKAIQSCRLFADEVVVIDGGSKDGTVQLSESLNCRVYVNPWPGYAKQREFGVERAVHDWVFLIDTDEVVSDELAASILELKPGLMDQSVAYSIYRIGDFMGRWLDRGEYLVRLYNRKAYGIRNSLVHEMPEVSEERTIRLTGTLWHYGYRSINDHVARFNKYTDLEAESAYAKGKRFRVSHLLLRPPARFLQKYFLHGLFKKGMSGFGVSVFWVMYEFMVGFKHYELIRSGKLTQHNAKTSQTEKENKGERSYAVQ; from the coding sequence ATGGATTCAGTAAAAAGCGTGGTAGGCGGCCAAGGCAATTATCCAATATCGGCTGTCATCATCGCTCAGGATGACGAAGTTCGAATATCTAAGGCCATACAATCCTGCAGGTTATTCGCCGACGAGGTGGTTGTGATTGACGGAGGCAGCAAAGACGGTACAGTACAGCTTTCTGAAAGCTTGAATTGTCGAGTATACGTCAACCCTTGGCCCGGATATGCGAAACAGAGGGAGTTCGGAGTAGAACGCGCGGTTCATGATTGGGTCTTCCTTATTGATACTGACGAAGTGGTCAGCGACGAGTTGGCCGCAAGTATTCTTGAACTGAAACCGGGGCTTATGGATCAATCGGTTGCCTATTCTATCTACCGGATCGGTGATTTTATGGGCAGATGGCTGGATCGTGGCGAATATCTAGTGCGCCTATACAACCGCAAAGCATATGGAATTCGAAATAGCTTGGTGCACGAGATGCCCGAGGTCTCAGAAGAGCGAACCATACGTTTGACAGGAACCCTCTGGCATTATGGTTACCGCAGTATTAACGATCATGTGGCACGTTTCAATAAGTATACTGACTTGGAAGCTGAAAGTGCGTATGCCAAGGGCAAACGATTTCGGGTCAGTCATCTGCTGTTAAGACCACCAGCTCGTTTCCTGCAAAAGTATTTCTTACATGGGTTGTTCAAGAAGGGAATGTCAGGCTTCGGTGTATCCGTATTCTGGGTCATGTATGAATTCATGGTCGGCTTCAAGCATTACGAATTAATTAGATCGGGAAAGCTGACTCAGCACAATGCGAAGACGAGTCAGACCGAGAAGGAGAATAAAGGAGAGAGAAGCTATGCCGTACAGTGA
- a CDS encoding glycosyltransferase family 4 protein, whose protein sequence is MPYSDGLNIMTTGLSWPSLQPGGLNTYFKSVCEQLSSRNRVHALICSQETPATPEELIIHNAGDPKDGIWKRKDAFQRKAADLMGEGSGRIDILYTHFAPYGIGPALEAKKRGIPVVMTFHGPWNEEMKIEGQGIKHRVKTTIAKSIEHRAYKLADKFIVLSETFRDILHKLHGVPLHKIIVIPGAANVERFIPATNRLAIRRTLNLPEGATTVLTVRRLVNRMGLLQLLEAWKQVAERFPNAILLIGGKGPLRGELEEKIADYGLSNKVRLLGYIPDHELASYYQAADMFVVPSQALEGFGLITVEALSSGLPVMATPIGGNKEILQGFRPELLFKSSSSDHMAEGMIHMLSNRKLLPSRDECREHVLERYTWEHVTDQVESVFLQALGEEVTT, encoded by the coding sequence ATGCCGTACAGTGACGGATTGAACATTATGACGACAGGCCTTAGCTGGCCGTCGCTACAGCCGGGTGGGCTTAACACGTATTTCAAATCCGTTTGCGAGCAACTCTCCTCACGTAATCGGGTGCATGCGCTGATTTGCAGTCAAGAGACGCCTGCTACCCCTGAGGAATTGATTATTCACAATGCCGGAGATCCAAAAGATGGGATCTGGAAACGTAAGGATGCTTTCCAGCGTAAGGCGGCCGATCTGATGGGAGAGGGCAGTGGCCGTATAGATATTTTATACACTCACTTTGCTCCTTATGGTATTGGTCCAGCCTTGGAAGCAAAGAAACGTGGGATTCCTGTAGTGATGACTTTTCATGGCCCATGGAATGAAGAAATGAAAATCGAAGGTCAAGGCATTAAGCACCGGGTCAAAACAACCATCGCCAAATCCATTGAACATAGAGCCTATAAGCTAGCGGATAAGTTCATCGTGCTTAGTGAGACGTTCCGCGATATTCTCCATAAGCTGCACGGAGTGCCACTACACAAAATTATTGTGATTCCAGGCGCAGCTAATGTGGAACGTTTTATCCCCGCTACGAATCGATTGGCGATTCGCCGGACCTTGAATTTACCTGAGGGAGCAACAACCGTGCTGACTGTCCGGCGTTTGGTCAATCGGATGGGACTACTCCAGCTGCTTGAAGCCTGGAAGCAAGTTGCGGAGCGATTCCCAAATGCAATTCTGCTGATTGGTGGTAAAGGGCCGTTGCGGGGGGAACTGGAAGAAAAGATCGCCGACTATGGCTTAAGCAACAAGGTAAGGCTGCTAGGCTACATTCCTGATCATGAACTAGCCTCTTATTATCAGGCAGCGGACATGTTCGTGGTTCCCTCACAGGCATTGGAGGGCTTTGGATTGATTACCGTTGAAGCCTTATCTTCAGGATTGCCAGTGATGGCTACACCGATTGGCGGCAATAAGGAGATTTTGCAAGGCTTCCGGCCGGAATTGCTATTTAAGAGTTCAAGTAGCGACCACATGGCCGAAGGCATGATCCATATGCTTAGCAATCGAAAGCTGCTTCCGAGCCGTGATGAATGTAGAGAGCATGTACTAGAGAGATATACTTGGGAGCATGTTACGGATCAAGTAGAATCCGTGTTCCTACAAGCCTTAGGAGAGGAGGTGACCACGTAA